One Coffea arabica cultivar ET-39 chromosome 5e, Coffea Arabica ET-39 HiFi, whole genome shotgun sequence DNA segment encodes these proteins:
- the LOC113743713 gene encoding cytochrome P450 72A225: MEFFYSSIGASSVIVLLIGAWRFLNWAWITPKKMEKRLRRQGLQGNSYGFLFGDTRDMGRMLEEAKSKPISLTDDILPRIMPFINETMQHKGKNSFFWLGPRPAMVILDPEQVKEVFAKYFTYQKPRANPFSKLLALGLASLDTEKWAKHRRLLNPAFHVEKLKNIKAGRLALLILHI; the protein is encoded by the exons ATGGAATTTTTCTATAGCTCGATTGGAGCTTCATCAGTCATAGTTCTTCTCATCGGGGCATGGAGATTCTTGAATTGGGCTTGGATCACACCAAAGAAGATGGAGAAACGCCTCAGGCGGCAAGGTCTACAGGGAAACTCTTACGGGTTCTTGTTTGGAGACACCAGAGACATGGGAAGGATGCTTGAGGAGGCTAAGTCCAAACCAATTTCTTTAACAGATGATATCTTGCCTAGAATCATGCCCTTCATCAATGAAACAATGCAACATAAAG GTAAAAATAGCTTTTTTTGGCTTGGACCAAGGCCGGCAATGGTTATCTTGGATCCTGAACAAGTAAAGGAGGTCTTcgcaaaatattttacttatcaGAAGCCTCGGGCAAATCCATTCAGTAAACTTCTAGCACTAGGACTTGCTAGCCTGGATACAGAAAAATGGGCCAAACACAGAAGATTATTGAATCCTGCATTTCATgtagagaaattgaag AACATAAAAGCTGGAAGACTTGCGCTGTTGATTCTTCACATATAG